One part of the [Synechococcus] sp. NIES-970 genome encodes these proteins:
- a CDS encoding Zn-dependent hydrolase — protein sequence MLFRQLFDHETYTYTYLVADFDSKEAVLIDPVIEQVERDLKLLRELGLTLKYSLETHVHADHVTGTSRLREETHCLGVVPEGAEVACADRSIADGEVLTVGRIEIQAIATPGHTDSHMAFLANGTHLFTGDALFIRGCGRTDFQSGDAGTLYDSIQKLFSLPPETLVYPGHDYRGHQVSSIAEEKAFNPRLKGDRQDFIHLMNNLNLPDPTKIMEAVPANQACGNV from the coding sequence ATGCTCTTTCGTCAACTTTTCGATCACGAAACCTATACCTACACCTACCTCGTTGCCGATTTTGACAGTAAAGAAGCGGTCTTGATTGATCCGGTCATTGAACAGGTAGAGCGGGATCTCAAGTTACTACGGGAGTTGGGTTTGACCTTGAAATATTCCCTAGAAACCCATGTCCATGCAGATCATGTGACAGGCACAAGTCGGCTCCGGGAAGAAACGCACTGTTTAGGTGTCGTTCCTGAGGGGGCAGAGGTCGCCTGCGCTGATCGTTCCATTGCTGATGGAGAGGTGCTAACAGTTGGTCGCATTGAAATTCAGGCGATCGCCACCCCAGGCCATACTGATAGCCACATGGCCTTTTTAGCCAATGGTACTCACCTCTTTACGGGGGATGCACTATTTATTCGAGGCTGTGGCCGGACGGATTTTCAGAGTGGTGATGCGGGAACTCTCTACGACTCGATCCAAAAATTATTCAGCCTCCCCCCTGAAACCCTCGTCTATCCAGGCCATGATTACCGAGGACACCAGGTTTCCAGTATCGCCGAAGAAAAAGCCTTTAACCCCCGTCTCAAGGGCGATCGCCAAGACTTTATTCACCTGATGAATAATCTCAACCTGCCCGACCCGACAAAAATCATGGAAGCTGTGCCCGCAAACCAAGCGTGCGGCAATGTCTAG
- a CDS encoding hypothetical protein (conserved hypothetical protein) codes for MLINPFRRTVQKHLQAQVRPMDVTKNWTQHHLSHWLKWMMPGLSVKRWLLMSALGVLFTVLGLAVWLNLTPVSRLMTLVGIFLQWLSTVIPRNISGPIAIALGLGLIFWGQNRTFGAITTALNPDGDEELIDMLHNHRRLNKGPKIVAIGGGTGLSTLLRGLKKYSSNITAVVTVADDGGSSGRLRREIGVLPPGDIRNCLAAFADEEKLLTELFQYRFKAGDGLVGHSFGNLFLTAMSEITGDLEQAILASSKVLAIQGQVFPATLSDMKLWARLADGRVIEGESNIPEAGGHIVEMGCTPANPPALPAAIKAIEEADFIIMGPGSLYTSVIPNLLVPEIREAIARSRAPRIYVCNIMTQPGETDGYTVADHIKAIDRACGKKLFDAVLVHQRSPSEEALRQYALERSHPVFLDREEVARLRRRVVIANIMEEDPDTGFVRHNHERLAALLVRWSSRAAEVQAKMSNI; via the coding sequence ATGTTGATTAACCCCTTCCGCCGTACAGTCCAAAAACATCTCCAGGCCCAAGTGCGGCCGATGGACGTAACCAAAAATTGGACGCAACATCATCTCAGTCACTGGCTGAAATGGATGATGCCAGGGCTCTCGGTTAAACGTTGGCTTCTCATGAGCGCCCTAGGAGTGTTGTTTACGGTGTTGGGACTGGCAGTATGGCTCAATCTCACCCCAGTCTCTCGCCTCATGACCCTCGTGGGGATTTTCCTCCAGTGGTTATCGACAGTGATCCCCCGTAATATTTCTGGGCCAATTGCGATCGCCTTGGGTTTAGGTCTCATTTTTTGGGGACAAAACCGTACCTTTGGCGCCATAACCACGGCCCTGAATCCCGATGGGGATGAAGAGTTAATCGATATGCTCCATAACCATCGCCGCCTCAATAAAGGCCCAAAAATTGTCGCTATTGGTGGGGGCACGGGTTTATCTACCCTGCTGCGGGGGCTAAAGAAGTACAGTAGCAATATCACTGCCGTGGTGACCGTGGCCGATGATGGCGGTTCCTCCGGGCGACTACGTCGAGAAATTGGGGTATTGCCCCCCGGAGATATTCGGAACTGTTTAGCGGCTTTTGCTGACGAAGAAAAACTACTCACCGAGCTGTTTCAATACCGTTTCAAGGCCGGAGATGGTCTGGTGGGCCACAGCTTTGGTAATTTGTTTCTGACGGCGATGAGCGAGATTACCGGAGACTTAGAACAGGCAATCTTAGCAAGTTCTAAGGTGTTAGCGATTCAGGGGCAAGTGTTTCCAGCAACCCTCAGCGACATGAAACTATGGGCAAGGCTAGCCGATGGTCGTGTCATTGAAGGGGAATCGAATATTCCAGAAGCGGGAGGGCATATTGTTGAGATGGGCTGCACCCCTGCGAATCCCCCGGCATTACCCGCTGCGATTAAGGCGATTGAAGAAGCAGACTTTATCATTATGGGGCCGGGAAGCTTGTATACCAGTGTTATCCCCAATCTACTCGTGCCCGAAATCCGCGAGGCGATCGCCCGTAGCCGTGCCCCCAGGATTTATGTATGTAATATTATGACCCAACCGGGAGAAACCGATGGTTACACCGTCGCCGACCATATCAAGGCCATTGACCGCGCCTGCGGTAAAAAACTCTTTGATGCGGTCTTAGTACACCAGCGATCGCCCTCTGAAGAAGCTCTCCGTCAATATGCCCTGGAGCGCTCCCACCCCGTATTTCTCGACCGAGAAGAAGTGGCGAGACTGCGGCGACGGGTCGTCATCGCTAACATCATGGAAGAAGACCCTGACACAGGCTTTGTTCGCCACAATCACGAGCGTTTAGCCGCCCTTTTGGTGCGCTGGTCTAGTCGCGCCGCTGAAGTTCAAGCCAAAATGAGCAATATTTAA
- a CDS encoding sensory transduction system regulatory protein yields the protein MKIFPFIPPLIYLCAILVSTLGLSVMLGWYWRLPSLIQLHPTFVPMQFNTALGFVLLGTGLLLLSWQKKVAIALAICVLILGGVTLMEYAFGLNLFLDELFMRHYIVVATSHPGRMAPNTALCFVLSGLALLLIANPGYRHNLLGGSFFGAWVMGLGTVAGLGYVSNIETAYGWGKLTQMALHTSGGFMLVGLMLILQARELSLKIHQKVSDFFFPLTLLWLGLTLTVVLWQAFFSKKLMLFETSQWERLAHPLTLGVLILGGSLSIVLAIAVWFAIRLQTQVEALKKAQKKILRLNQQLEELSYQDGLTNIANRRFFDIILTKEWQRAFRYHYPLALIMIDIDFFKAYNDYYGHQKGDECIQKVAAIINSMARRTTDLAARYGGEEFILLLTNIDRAGAETVAQDLTQAVAQAEIPHPKSTISNYVTVSIGIHVTQPNFQGDMGHFIFQADQALYQAKRAGRNRTIVAG from the coding sequence ATGAAAATATTCCCTTTCATCCCACCCCTGATCTATCTGTGTGCCATCTTGGTATCTACCTTGGGCTTAAGCGTGATGTTGGGTTGGTACTGGCGGCTCCCTAGTTTAATTCAGCTCCATCCCACTTTTGTCCCGATGCAGTTCAACACGGCCCTGGGCTTTGTTCTGTTGGGCACTGGTTTGTTGTTGCTGTCATGGCAGAAAAAAGTGGCGATCGCTTTAGCCATCTGTGTGCTGATTCTGGGGGGCGTGACCCTGATGGAATATGCATTTGGGCTAAATCTTTTCCTTGATGAGCTGTTTATGCGTCACTATATTGTCGTCGCGACTTCCCATCCAGGGCGTATGGCCCCCAATACGGCCCTCTGCTTTGTGTTGAGCGGTTTAGCACTACTGTTAATTGCAAATCCTGGGTACAGACATAATTTGTTGGGGGGCAGTTTTTTCGGGGCCTGGGTGATGGGTTTAGGGACTGTTGCTGGCCTGGGCTATGTCTCAAATATTGAAACAGCCTATGGTTGGGGAAAGTTGACCCAGATGGCGCTACACACCTCCGGTGGTTTTATGCTGGTGGGTTTGATGTTGATTCTTCAAGCACGGGAACTGAGTCTCAAAATCCACCAAAAAGTTTCGGATTTCTTCTTCCCACTCACCTTGTTATGGTTGGGTTTAACGTTGACAGTGGTCCTGTGGCAAGCTTTTTTTTCGAAGAAACTGATGCTCTTTGAGACCTCCCAATGGGAGCGATTAGCCCATCCCCTTACTTTGGGGGTCTTGATTTTAGGGGGGTCTTTGTCGATTGTTTTGGCGATCGCCGTATGGTTTGCCATTCGACTCCAGACCCAAGTCGAAGCTTTAAAAAAAGCCCAGAAAAAAATTTTGCGATTAAATCAACAACTCGAGGAACTCTCCTACCAAGATGGGCTGACCAATATTGCTAATCGCCGTTTTTTCGACATCATCCTAACGAAAGAATGGCAACGGGCATTTCGATACCACTATCCTTTGGCTTTAATCATGATCGACATCGATTTTTTTAAAGCCTATAACGACTACTATGGCCACCAAAAAGGGGATGAATGTATCCAGAAAGTCGCAGCAATTATTAACTCCATGGCCCGACGCACCACGGATTTAGCCGCCCGTTATGGGGGGGAAGAATTTATTTTACTGCTCACTAATATAGACCGCGCTGGGGCGGAAACCGTAGCCCAGGATCTGACCCAGGCCGTGGCCCAGGCGGAGATTCCCCACCCTAAATCAACCATTAGCAACTATGTGACGGTCAGTATCGGTATCCATGTGACCCAGCCTAATTTTCAGGGGGATATGGGACATTTCATTTTTCAGGCAGACCAAGCCCTATACCAGGCGAAGCGGGCTGGACGCAATCGAACGATTGTGGCTGGTTAA
- a CDS encoding hypothetical protein (conserved hypothetical protein (DUF608)) translates to MSLFAEPPIIPDCAWKRPIGLGWDQPYTVRYASNLDDGPWHGMPLGGFGAGCIGRSPRGDFNLWHLDAGEHTFRNAGACQFSVFEQPEGEVAQAYAMGTMAPEDGSLDSWQWYPTEKGTYAALYPRSWYKYEGVFQAEITCEQFSPIIAQSYQETSYPIAVFEWTAHNPTDKPITISIMMTWQNMVGWFTKATKAPEVVLRDDGSPVYDYQSRWGDSTGNLNQWVQDRYRVGCLLNRVRPHDEISEGEGQICFATVTNPTLEVFYHNRWNPVGDGRDVWDYFAGNGSLPDVEDETPAAPGEQIAGAIAVRFTIRPGKTKKIPFFLAWDLPVMEFAQNITYFRRYTDFFGRSGNNVWTMIRTAMKHSDLWKERIAEWQKPILDRPDLPDWLKMALFNELYLLAQGGSLWTAATEDDPVGQFGVLECLDYCWYESLDVRMYGSFALMMLWPRLDKAVLEAFARAIPSSDVKQRMIGYNKTMATRKVAGATPHDLGAPNEHPWEATNYTAYQDCNLWKDLGSDFVLQVYRDFVMTGSEDTEFLWSCWESIVMALDYLKTFDLDGDGIPENGGAPDQTFDDWKLKGISAYCGGLWIAALEAAIAMAKILQERPSHFEEHQNQVAPAEFTQAIATYQSWLDQARPLYQERLWNGNYYTLDTGSNSRVVMADQLCGQYYAQLLQLPDVNPQERTQTTLKTIYSACFEKFHGGQFGAANGLNPDGSPEKENDTHPLEVWTGINFGIAAFMIRNGMKTEALRMVEAVVTQVYDNGLQFRTPEAITANGTFRACHYLRAMGIWAIYEALGESPC, encoded by the coding sequence ATGAGTCTGTTTGCGGAACCTCCCATCATCCCCGATTGTGCCTGGAAACGTCCCATTGGTTTGGGCTGGGATCAACCCTATACCGTCCGTTATGCCAGTAATTTGGATGATGGCCCGTGGCATGGGATGCCTTTAGGGGGATTCGGGGCAGGTTGTATTGGGCGATCGCCTAGGGGAGACTTTAATCTGTGGCATCTCGACGCGGGGGAACACACGTTTCGCAATGCTGGTGCTTGTCAATTTAGTGTTTTTGAGCAACCCGAAGGGGAAGTTGCCCAAGCCTATGCCATGGGTACTATGGCCCCAGAAGATGGCAGCCTCGACAGTTGGCAGTGGTATCCCACCGAAAAAGGCACCTATGCTGCCCTCTATCCCCGCAGTTGGTACAAGTATGAAGGGGTTTTCCAAGCAGAGATTACCTGCGAGCAATTTTCGCCGATCATCGCCCAGAGCTACCAGGAAACCAGCTACCCGATCGCTGTTTTTGAATGGACGGCCCATAACCCCACCGATAAGCCAATCACGATTAGCATCATGATGACCTGGCAGAATATGGTGGGCTGGTTCACGAAGGCCACCAAAGCACCGGAGGTGGTATTGCGAGATGATGGTTCTCCGGTCTATGACTACCAATCCCGCTGGGGAGACAGCACCGGAAACCTAAACCAATGGGTGCAAGACCGTTATCGGGTAGGCTGCCTGTTGAATCGGGTGCGTCCCCACGACGAAATCAGCGAGGGGGAAGGGCAGATTTGCTTTGCGACGGTGACCAATCCGACCTTGGAAGTTTTCTATCACAACCGCTGGAATCCGGTGGGAGATGGCCGCGATGTGTGGGATTATTTCGCGGGGAATGGCTCCTTACCCGATGTGGAAGATGAAACCCCCGCGGCCCCTGGGGAACAAATCGCCGGGGCGATCGCCGTGCGCTTTACAATCCGTCCCGGAAAAACCAAGAAGATTCCCTTTTTTCTGGCTTGGGATCTGCCGGTCATGGAATTCGCCCAAAATATCACCTACTTCCGGCGTTACACAGACTTTTTTGGTCGCAGTGGCAATAATGTCTGGACGATGATTCGCACGGCAATGAAACACAGCGATCTCTGGAAAGAACGAATCGCCGAGTGGCAAAAGCCGATCCTCGATCGCCCGGATCTTCCCGATTGGCTGAAGATGGCACTGTTTAATGAACTGTATCTCTTGGCCCAGGGGGGCAGTCTCTGGACGGCGGCGACGGAGGATGATCCGGTGGGGCAGTTTGGGGTGCTGGAATGTTTAGATTATTGCTGGTACGAAAGCCTCGATGTGCGGATGTATGGCTCCTTTGCGCTGATGATGCTCTGGCCCCGATTAGACAAAGCTGTCCTCGAAGCCTTTGCCCGGGCGATTCCCAGTAGTGATGTTAAGCAACGCATGATCGGCTACAACAAAACTATGGCAACGCGCAAAGTGGCCGGGGCAACCCCCCATGACCTGGGAGCCCCCAACGAGCATCCTTGGGAAGCGACCAATTACACTGCCTATCAGGACTGCAACCTCTGGAAGGATTTGGGATCAGATTTTGTCTTGCAGGTGTACCGGGATTTTGTGATGACGGGCAGTGAGGATACGGAATTTCTCTGGAGTTGCTGGGAAAGTATCGTCATGGCGTTGGATTATCTAAAAACCTTTGACCTGGATGGGGATGGCATCCCGGAAAATGGTGGTGCGCCGGATCAGACCTTCGATGATTGGAAACTCAAGGGGATCAGTGCCTATTGTGGCGGGTTATGGATTGCGGCCCTAGAAGCGGCGATCGCCATGGCAAAAATTCTCCAAGAACGCCCCAGTCACTTTGAGGAGCACCAAAATCAAGTGGCCCCAGCGGAGTTTACCCAGGCGATCGCCACCTACCAAAGTTGGCTCGACCAGGCCCGGCCCCTTTACCAAGAACGCCTCTGGAATGGTAATTATTACACCTTAGATACGGGAAGTAATTCCCGGGTGGTGATGGCGGATCAGCTGTGCGGTCAGTATTATGCCCAACTACTGCAACTGCCCGATGTGAATCCCCAGGAACGCACCCAGACAACCTTGAAAACTATTTATTCAGCCTGTTTTGAGAAATTCCACGGGGGGCAATTTGGAGCAGCAAACGGCTTGAATCCTGATGGTTCTCCCGAAAAAGAAAATGATACCCACCCCCTGGAAGTGTGGACAGGGATTAACTTTGGGATCGCTGCTTTCATGATTCGCAACGGTATGAAAACGGAAGCTTTACGGATGGTAGAAGCAGTTGTCACCCAAGTGTATGACAATGGTTTACAGTTTCGTACCCCTGAAGCAATCACCGCTAATGGTACATTCCGGGCTTGTCACTATCTTCGGGCCATGGGCATTTGGGCGATTTATGAAGCTTTAGGGGAATCTCCCTGCTAG
- a CDS encoding hypothetical protein (conserved hypothetical protein (Von Willebrand factor type A domain)): MFHIRHALSVGAIAASLTLITGGVWAAEKPTIQIAILLDSSNSMDGLIDQTRRQLWTVVNALTDVRKDGELPNLEVALYHYGNDSLPADEGFNRQLTDFTTELDGVSEALFTIRTNGGQEYSGWVIQDAINQLSWDNDPDNFRAIFIAGNEPFDQGRVNWAEAANLAKRADVLVNTIYCGNAESVERDLWAAGAELANGANFNIDQDRAVVISPTPYDDDIRRLNDELNQTYLPYGAMGEQGLERQLMQDDNAGAASVSRSIAKSSAYYRNSSWDLVDAIAEAEVSLETLEETALPEELQGLSLAEQEAYITNTQAEREDIQAQIRDLTAQRESYLSTLPTDEAAKDTLDYVMIQALRSQLARKGFVLPR, translated from the coding sequence ATGTTTCATATACGACATGCCTTATCTGTCGGGGCGATCGCCGCTAGTCTCACCTTGATCACCGGGGGCGTTTGGGCCGCAGAAAAACCCACAATCCAAATCGCCATTCTTCTCGATTCCAGCAATAGCATGGATGGCCTAATCGACCAGACCCGACGGCAGTTATGGACAGTGGTCAATGCCCTAACCGATGTGCGCAAAGATGGCGAACTGCCAAATCTGGAGGTGGCCCTGTACCACTACGGCAATGACTCACTGCCCGCCGATGAAGGCTTTAACCGCCAGCTTACGGATTTCACAACAGAGTTAGATGGGGTTTCGGAAGCGTTGTTTACCATCCGCACCAATGGCGGCCAGGAATACAGCGGCTGGGTCATTCAAGATGCAATTAATCAACTCAGTTGGGATAATGATCCGGACAATTTTCGAGCCATTTTTATTGCGGGGAATGAACCTTTTGACCAAGGACGCGTGAATTGGGCTGAGGCAGCAAACCTGGCCAAACGCGCAGATGTCCTCGTCAATACAATTTATTGCGGTAATGCCGAAAGTGTCGAGCGGGATCTATGGGCCGCTGGGGCAGAGCTAGCCAATGGTGCTAACTTCAACATCGATCAAGACCGGGCCGTGGTGATTTCACCAACCCCCTATGATGATGATATTCGCCGCCTTAACGACGAACTCAACCAAACGTATCTTCCCTATGGCGCTATGGGTGAGCAAGGTTTAGAGCGACAGTTAATGCAGGATGACAACGCCGGCGCCGCTTCGGTCTCCCGGAGCATTGCTAAAAGTTCTGCCTACTACCGCAATAGTTCTTGGGATCTTGTCGATGCGATCGCCGAAGCAGAAGTGAGCCTCGAAACCCTCGAAGAAACGGCTCTACCGGAGGAATTGCAGGGCTTAAGCTTGGCCGAACAGGAAGCCTACATCACCAATACCCAAGCAGAACGGGAAGACATTCAAGCCCAAATTCGTGACCTCACAGCCCAACGGGAAAGCTATCTCAGCACCTTACCCACCGATGAAGCGGCCAAAGATACCCTTGATTATGTGATGATCCAGGCCCTGCGGAGTCAACTGGCGCGCAAAGGATTTGTGCTACCCCGCTAA